The genomic segment AAATCCTGTATTTTATATGCTAAAAAACTTCTAAAATAGAACTGATGCTTTCGGAACAGGTACAACTATAATGGGTTTAAGTTATGTTATTTTTCACATATCTTATAATTAAATTATTTTTAGTTTAATAATACCATTTTTTTTGCTTTTTTTCAATCTTTATTTTCAAAAATAAAAAAAATTTTCAACATTATTTCCACACAGAAAAATAGGTTTGACAATAAAAAAAGGAAATCACAAAATATAATTATTTCAATAATATCTCTATTTTGTATTTCCTTATCTTTATATCAAATAAATAATATAGTCATTTTTAAGTATAACTAAAAATAATCTGCTTATTCACCTTCCGGCAATAAAAATCCTGCTATAATATATGCTATTGCTAATGATCCACCAGAGAAAAGCGCAAGTACAACTGCAATTATTCTTATAATATTTGGATCTTGATTTGCATATTTTGCAATCCCTCCGCATACTCCCATTATTTTTTATCAGAAACTGATCTTGTAAGCTTTTTTTCCATGATTGCGTCCTCCTAATATATATTTATAAACAAGTTGTTTACCATAATTAATATCTTATTTTTAATTAACTTATTTTTTGAGTCCGCTTATTATAGTACATTTTTTCACATGATGTAAACCTTTTAAAGTCATTATAATTCTAAAAACAGTATATTCTATCTATTATAAAATACACTTCTTACAATTTTCAAAGTTTATAAAAATATAGTTCATGTAAAAAGAAGGCATTAAACCCTCCTGAAATAAAGTTCTTTGCCTTCTACTTTTTCTATATAAACACATTAAAATTATTCACCATCTTCAAGTACTTCAACAATTTCCGAATTTTTATCTAAAATAACGATTTTTTTCAATTTATCATCAAATCCAAAATACAGATAATCGTATTTTTCTCCTTTAAGGTCTGTATAATCCTTTACATAATATACATTTTTTCTAGTATCTGGATATATTAAATATTTTTTCAGTTTTCCTTCCTTTTCTCCCTCGGCTATTTTATCCTTCGGATAAGGCTGTGTTTTAAATCTTTTTAGCCTTCTTGAATGGCAGGTAAATACAATAGCTACTTCAGGATTCCACTGAATGAGATAGTGCTCACCATTTTCTTCTATAATACTGAAATTATGTTTCCCAATTTCTTCATCAAAATATTTCTGGGAATTTGCACTGAACCATGAATATTTTTCCACTTCGCTAAACATTTCGCTTTTTTTCTGTGTATCTGAAGTAAATTTTTCAGCCATTATAGTCATTCCCAATACAAGAAATAGCAACAAAATAATTTTTTTCATTAATATTCCTTCTTTCTAAATAGTATATTGAATATCTTCCATATAATTTTACCTCGATTTCCAAAAATTTCAATATACAAATAATAATTAATATTTTCTCATGAAAAATTATTTTATCTTCCCAATATCATTTCTAAAATACATATTTTCAAAATGTATTTTCTTCAGGGAAGTATAAGCATGTTCCCTTGCTTCTTCCAGAGTGTTTCCAAATCCTACAACGTTTAAGACACGTCCTCCTGAAGTGATAAAATCATCATTTTCTTTTTTGGCTCCACATATAAACAATATTTCTCCATTTTCTCCAACACTTGATAATCCTGATATTTTATCTCCTTTATTGTATTTTTCAGGATAACCTCCTGCCACTGCAACTACACAGCATGAAGACTGTTTTCTCCATTCTACTTTAATTTCCGATAATTTTTTATCAAATGCACTTTTTATCATTTCAACCATGTCTGTCTCAAGTAATGGAAGTACAGCCTGTGTTTCAGGATCTCCAAGTCTCATATTATATTCAAGCAGATATACACCTTTTTTCGTAATCATAAGCCCAAAGAAGATTACTCCTGCAAAGTCCATTCCTTCACTATGAATTCCCTTCAGAGTAGGCTCCATTATATTCTTTTTAAATTCCTCAAATACTTCATCAGTCACATATGGATTTGGTGAAATTGCTCCCATTCCTCCTGTATTAAGTCCTGTTTCATTTTCACCTATCTTTTTGTGATCCTTTGCCGATAACAGAGGTAAAATCACATTACTGTCTGTAAATGATAAAATCGAAGCTTCCACCCCGTCCAGATACTCTTCAATTACAACCTGGGAACCGGCATTTCCAAATTTTTCATCAACCATTATATCTTCCACAGCCTTAACTGCTTCATCCAGATTCTGTGCAATAATAACACCTTTTCCTGCTGCCAGCCCGCTTGCCTTTATAACTACAGGAAAATCCTTCCAGTTATTCAAAAATTCCTTAGCTTTTTCAAAATTATCAAAAATCTCATAAACAGCTGTTTTAATTCCATACTTTTTCATAAAGTCTTTAGAATAAGCCTTGCTTCCTTCAAGAACCGCGGCCTTTTTATCAGGCCCGAATATCTTTAATCCATTCTTTTTAAATTCATCAACTATTCCCTGGACAAGCAGTTCCTCACTTCCAACAATAGTCAAATCAATTCCATTTTCCTTTGCAAAATCAATATATTCCTGTATGCCCTTCAATTCAACATTTTCTGCAATTTCAAGCAGCTCAGCTCCTGCATTTCCTGGTGCAATAAAAATCTTTTCAACATCTTTGTTTTGAGACAGTTTCCATGCAATGGCATGTTCCCTTCCTCCAGCTCCGACTATTAGAATTTTCATTTTTTCCTCCTCCGGCATTTTAGACTTTTGATTAGCCTATTTTCTTGTATCTTTCAAATATATTTTATCACATTTTCCACTAATATTAAATGTAAAAATCTTTAAATTCTTCCATAATTTTATTCCTTTCGTATTTTTTCAATTCTCATCAATTATCAAATATTGTCAACAATCCAGTAACCAATATTTCTTTTCAAAAATATAAAAAAACTATCTCATAGTATAAATAATTACTCAATTACAAATTAAATATATATTCTAATCCATAGATATACTTAATTTATCATTTTATATAATTTCATACTTCCTGAAATAGTTTCTTTTATTTATTTCTCTTTTTCATAAGTTTCAAAAAATTCTTTATTGGCTATTCTGTACACTTCATTATAATCTAATGGAGTTACTAAAAAATCATTTCTTTTAACAATCATTTTTTCTCCCCACGATGTAAGAATATAAAATTCCTTTTCTTTAATTTTAAATACTCTAAATATTTTACCATTTACTTTTAAAGCTTTTATTCTTCCCAAAGGACTATATACTTTCCATTCATTATCTAAATCCGTTTTATATTTATATCTTTCATTAAATTTTTTTTCAGATAAAATATACATTTCTTTTGCTTCAGTATTGTTCTTAACTACATAATCTCCTTCTTTTGCAACATTTTGTGTTTCAAGTCCGTCTTTAGTATATGTTTTTATAATTTCACCATCTATGGCTTTTCTTGCATACACTTCTTTATATTTTTTATACACTGGAGCCTTTTTAAAATCCAAATTCAATGTTTCAAGAAGTTTTTCCTGTGAAACTACCGTATCTGAAAAACATAAAACTGGTATAAAGAATAACAAACATATTAGCATTTTTTTCATAATATCAATCCTTCCTTAATTTCATACCAAAATTATACCACAAAATGTACTGAAAGCAAGTTTTGTTGTATATTTTTAAAACTAAAATTTTGTTTTTTTCATTTTTTTATATAATTCTTTTAAAGAATCCATACAGATAAAAAAATAAGAGCTCTGACACTCTTACATAATAAACATTATTTGAATGGTGGGACTGGTGAGGATCGAACTCACAACCTACCGATTAAGAGTCGGTTGCTCTGACCAATTGAGCTACAGTCCCTCTTACTTTCTATATTAGGTTTACCACATTTTTTATCATTTGTCAAGTGTTATTTAGGACACGTACTTCGTATTTTTTTTTCAAGTATTTAATCTTACTTTTACATATTATTTTAAGTACATGTCCTAAACAAACTAATCCTAATGTTTAAAATGTCTTATTCCAGTTAATGCCATACTTATTCCATGCTCATTGCAGGCCTGTACTGACTCTTCATCCCTTATTGATCCTCCAGGCTGAACAATGGCT from the Leptotrichia sp. oral taxon 215 str. W9775 genome contains:
- a CDS encoding PspC domain-containing protein produces the protein MGVCGGIAKYANQDPNIIRIIAVVLALFSGGSLAIAYIIAGFLLPEGE
- the purD gene encoding phosphoribosylamine--glycine ligase, with protein sequence MKILIVGAGGREHAIAWKLSQNKDVEKIFIAPGNAGAELLEIAENVELKGIQEYIDFAKENGIDLTIVGSEELLVQGIVDEFKKNGLKIFGPDKKAAVLEGSKAYSKDFMKKYGIKTAVYEIFDNFEKAKEFLNNWKDFPVVIKASGLAAGKGVIIAQNLDEAVKAVEDIMVDEKFGNAGSQVVIEEYLDGVEASILSFTDSNVILPLLSAKDHKKIGENETGLNTGGMGAISPNPYVTDEVFEEFKKNIMEPTLKGIHSEGMDFAGVIFFGLMITKKGVYLLEYNMRLGDPETQAVLPLLETDMVEMIKSAFDKKLSEIKVEWRKQSSCCVVAVAGGYPEKYNKGDKISGLSSVGENGEILFICGAKKENDDFITSGGRVLNVVGFGNTLEEAREHAYTSLKKIHFENMYFRNDIGKIK